One window from the genome of Sphingomonas lacunae encodes:
- a CDS encoding anthranilate synthase component II: protein MILVIDNYDSFTFNLVHYLQQLGVAVEVVRNDAMSVGQALSSDAAGFLISPGPGTPDDAGISLDLIAACAEHNRPLLGVCLGHQAIGQTFGGRVVRGHLMHGKTASVSHDGSGLFAGLPSPFTATRYHSLVVEDIPADLIVNATSEDGAVMGVRHATLPIHGVQFHPESIATEHGHAMLANFLRIAGLTPGPLPELERLA, encoded by the coding sequence ATGATCCTCGTTATCGACAATTACGACAGCTTTACCTTCAACCTCGTCCACTACCTGCAACAGTTGGGCGTGGCGGTGGAGGTCGTGCGCAATGACGCGATGAGCGTCGGCCAGGCGCTGTCCTCGGATGCCGCCGGTTTCCTCATTTCGCCCGGCCCCGGAACGCCGGATGACGCCGGCATCAGCCTCGATCTCATCGCCGCCTGTGCCGAGCATAACCGTCCCTTGCTCGGTGTCTGCCTCGGTCATCAGGCGATCGGCCAGACTTTCGGTGGACGGGTGGTGCGCGGTCATCTGATGCACGGCAAGACCGCCAGCGTCAGCCATGACGGCAGCGGCCTGTTCGCCGGTCTGCCCAGCCCCTTCACCGCCACCCGCTATCACAGCCTCGTGGTCGAGGACATTCCTGCCGACCTCATCGTCAACGCCACCAGCGAGGACGGCGCGGTGATGGGCGTGCGCCATGCCACCCTTCCCATCCACGGCGTCCAGTTCCACCCCGAAAGCATCGCAACCGAACATGGCCACGCGATGCTGGCCAACTTTCTGCGCATCGCCGGCCTCACGCCGGGCCCGCTCCCTGAGCTGGAGCGGTTGGCATGA
- the trpD gene encoding anthranilate phosphoribosyltransferase produces MTLPNPAQPLSADEAAAAFAAILDGTVSAEAIADFLVALSDRGETAIEIAAAARAMRARLISVTAPANAIDVCGTGGDGHHTLNVSTAVALVVAACGVPVAKHGNRAASSKAGAADTLEALGLNLDRATETAEATLADLGIAFLFAQKYHPALGRIAPIRRALGRRTIFNLMGPLANPAGVTRQLIGIASPAFVPIYAEALGQLGTEKSLIISGDEGLDELSLAGGNEVATVTNGGVSMARWSAADAGLPSHPVDAIRGGEPAENAAALKALLMGQPGPYRDAVLFNAAAALLVAEEVESLREGVEEAAEALDKGLAKALLDCWIAY; encoded by the coding sequence ATGACCCTCCCCAACCCCGCCCAACCACTCAGTGCCGACGAAGCCGCCGCCGCCTTTGCCGCCATCCTTGACGGCACGGTCAGCGCCGAAGCAATCGCCGACTTCCTCGTCGCTTTGTCGGACCGGGGCGAAACTGCCATCGAAATTGCCGCCGCTGCGCGCGCCATGCGCGCCCGCCTCATCTCCGTCACCGCCCCCGCCAATGCCATCGACGTCTGCGGCACCGGTGGGGACGGGCACCACACGCTCAATGTCTCGACCGCCGTCGCGCTGGTCGTTGCCGCCTGCGGTGTGCCCGTCGCCAAACATGGCAATCGCGCTGCCAGCAGCAAGGCCGGCGCCGCCGATACGCTAGAAGCGCTCGGTCTCAATCTCGACCGCGCGACTGAAACAGCAGAGGCCACCCTCGCTGATCTCGGCATCGCCTTTCTCTTCGCGCAAAAATATCACCCCGCGCTTGGTCGCATTGCACCAATCCGCCGGGCGCTTGGCCGCCGCACCATCTTCAACTTGATGGGCCCGCTCGCCAACCCCGCTGGCGTCACCCGCCAGCTCATCGGCATCGCCAGTCCCGCCTTTGTCCCCATCTATGCCGAGGCGCTGGGCCAGCTTGGCACCGAGAAAAGCCTGATCATCTCGGGTGATGAAGGTCTCGACGAGCTCAGCCTCGCGGGCGGCAATGAGGTCGCGACTGTCACCAACGGCGGCGTGAGCATGGCCCGCTGGAGCGCCGCCGACGCCGGCCTTCCCAGCCACCCGGTCGATGCCATCCGCGGCGGTGAACCCGCCGAGAACGCTGCCGCACTTAAGGCGCTCCTTATGGGGCAGCCCGGTCCCTACCGCGACGCCGTCCTGTTCAACGCCGCCGCCGCACTGCTCGTCGCCGAAGAGGTAGAGAGCCTGCGCGAGGGCGTCGAAGAAGCCGCCGAAGCCCTCGACAAGGGCCTCGCCAAAGCCCTGCTCGACTGCTGGATCGCTTACTAA
- a CDS encoding phosphodiester glycosidase family protein — translation MTPSGDRLAHYHVRRGRRIILAIVFILAATGLWQLYARPEQRRNAVQPACEPIEFEGSRFTVCRLDPARHDLRLAATGADGKPLLTFGNLAKLLGPASTRVSLAMNAGMYDLKGRPIGLYVEDGRKGHRLNRREGDGNFHLLPNGVFWQDAAGFHVATTDSFAATAPTGIRYATQSGPMLVINGALHPRIAPDGPSRKIRNGVGVTTAGLPVFVISDDKVSFGKLARLFRDRLDCPNALFLDGFVSSLWDAASGRFDQDVPLGPMIVVSERVSGPDTR, via the coding sequence GTGACTCCGTCGGGCGACCGTCTCGCCCATTACCACGTCCGGCGCGGTCGGCGGATTATCCTCGCCATAGTCTTCATCCTCGCCGCCACTGGCCTGTGGCAACTCTATGCCCGCCCGGAACAGCGCCGCAATGCCGTCCAGCCCGCCTGCGAGCCCATCGAGTTTGAAGGCTCCCGCTTCACCGTCTGCCGCCTCGATCCCGCCCGTCACGACCTGCGCCTTGCGGCCACTGGCGCCGATGGTAAACCTCTGCTCACCTTCGGCAATCTCGCCAAGCTCCTCGGCCCTGCATCCACCCGCGTCAGCTTAGCGATGAACGCCGGCATGTATGACCTCAAAGGGCGCCCCATCGGCCTTTATGTCGAGGATGGCCGCAAAGGCCATAGGCTCAACCGGCGCGAGGGCGACGGCAATTTCCACCTGCTGCCCAATGGCGTCTTCTGGCAGGATGCAGCGGGTTTCCACGTCGCCACGACCGACAGCTTCGCTGCTACCGCGCCCACCGGCATTCGCTACGCTACCCAATCCGGCCCGATGCTCGTCATCAATGGCGCGCTCCATCCACGCATCGCTCCCGACGGCCCGTCGCGCAAGATCCGCAATGGTGTTGGCGTCACCACCGCTGGCCTTCCCGTCTTCGTCATCAGCGACGACAAGGTCTCGTTCGGCAAGCTCGCCCGCCTGTTTCGCGACCGGCTCGATTGCCCCAACGCCCTGTTCCTCGATGGTTTCGTCTCCAGCCTGTGGGATGCCGCTTCGGGCCGGTTCGATCAGGATGTGCCCCTGGGGCCGATGATCGTGGTGAGCGAGCGCGTCTCTGGGCCAGACACCCGCTAG
- a CDS encoding anthranilate synthase component I family protein has protein sequence MSSPVQGIAGRDAARDALAKGMPGLIWSRRICDTETPVSAALKLIEPGRGDWVLESVEGGETRGRYSLIGLAPDLVIRGQGTTSEINRHWATDRSAFAPLDGNPLETLRALVAECRIDPMPEGLPPTLACLVGYFAYESYGLVEKLPRPAPNPVDVPDMLFVRPTLILVFDRLTDQLTFAAPVWPGSISPEQVVSEAQDRIEAAAARLAGPLPIEDATDLTALPDPAGIALNPTLPAGRYHEMVLAAKEHIVAGDIFQVVLAQRFTAPFPLPPFQLYRSLRRINPSPFLYFLDMPGFAVVGSSPEILVRVRDGEITIRPIAGTRPRGASAAEDIANRDSLLADPKERAEHLMLLDLGRNDVGRAAAAGTVRVTDSYAVEFYSHVMHIVSNVVGRLAPDKDAIDALFAGFPAGTVSGAPKVRAAEIIASLEPETRGPYAGGIGYFAPDGTMDSCIVLRTGIVKDGTLHVTAGAGIVADSVPDYEQRECEAKAGALVAAAREAIRLAGEAGFGQ, from the coding sequence ATGTCATCGCCAGTACAGGGCATTGCCGGTCGTGACGCGGCACGCGATGCACTCGCCAAGGGGATGCCCGGCCTCATCTGGTCGCGCCGAATCTGTGACACTGAAACCCCCGTTTCCGCGGCGCTCAAGCTGATCGAACCGGGCCGGGGGGACTGGGTGCTGGAATCAGTCGAAGGCGGCGAAACGCGTGGCCGCTATAGCCTGATCGGACTCGCCCCTGATCTGGTCATTCGCGGTCAGGGCACCACCAGCGAGATCAACCGCCACTGGGCAACCGATCGCAGCGCCTTTGCCCCGCTCGACGGCAATCCACTCGAAACATTGCGCGCCCTCGTCGCCGAATGCCGTATCGACCCAATGCCCGAGGGTCTGCCACCTACCCTCGCCTGCCTCGTCGGCTATTTCGCCTATGAAAGCTATGGCCTGGTCGAAAAACTGCCGCGTCCTGCGCCCAATCCGGTCGACGTGCCCGACATGCTGTTCGTCCGGCCGACATTGATCCTCGTCTTTGACCGGCTCACCGACCAACTGACCTTTGCCGCGCCCGTCTGGCCCGGCAGCATTTCTCCGGAACAGGTTGTATCCGAGGCGCAGGACCGCATTGAGGCCGCTGCCGCTCGCCTCGCCGGGCCGCTGCCGATCGAGGACGCAACCGACCTCACCGCCCTGCCCGATCCCGCCGGCATTGCGCTCAACCCGACGCTCCCCGCCGGCCGCTATCACGAGATGGTGCTGGCCGCGAAGGAGCATATCGTCGCGGGCGACATCTTCCAGGTCGTCCTCGCCCAGCGCTTCACCGCACCCTTCCCGCTGCCGCCGTTCCAGCTTTACCGCTCGCTGCGGCGCATCAACCCCTCGCCCTTCCTCTATTTCCTCGACATGCCGGGCTTTGCGGTGGTTGGCTCATCACCGGAAATCCTGGTCCGCGTCCGCGATGGCGAGATCACCATCCGGCCGATTGCCGGAACCCGTCCACGCGGAGCCAGCGCCGCCGAAGACATCGCCAACCGCGACAGCCTGCTGGCTGATCCCAAGGAGCGCGCCGAGCATCTCATGCTGCTCGATCTTGGCCGCAACGATGTCGGCCGCGCCGCCGCCGCTGGCACTGTCCGCGTGACCGACAGCTACGCCGTCGAATTCTACAGCCATGTCATGCACATCGTCTCGAACGTCGTCGGCAGGCTGGCGCCAGACAAGGACGCCATCGACGCGCTGTTCGCCGGTTTCCCCGCTGGCACTGTGTCGGGCGCCCCCAAAGTCCGTGCGGCTGAAATCATCGCCAGCCTCGAACCAGAAACGCGCGGGCCCTACGCCGGCGGCATCGGCTATTTCGCCCCCGACGGCACGATGGACAGCTGCATCGTCCTGCGCACCGGCATCGTCAAGGACGGCACGCTCCACGTCACCGCCGGCGCAGGCATCGTCGCCGATTCGGTGCCAGACTATGAACAGCGCGAATGCGAAGCCAAGGCCGGCGCGCTTGTGGCTGCCGCCCGCGAAGCCATCCGCCTCGCCGGAGAGGCAGGGTTCGGACAGTGA
- the trpC gene encoding indole-3-glycerol phosphate synthase TrpC, giving the protein MTDKLAEICATTAAEVARRKAVVSDADLAIRIAAASPPRGFRAALDGKIAAGQAALIAEIKKASPSKGVIRADFDPPTHARAYAAGGAACLSVLTDGPYFQGDDAYLVAARAAVSLPCLRKDFMVDPWQVTEARALGADAILIIVAALDDATMVAIEAEAEAHGMDVLVEVHNEDELARALATLNSRLIGVNNRDLKRFVTDLAISERLAPLVAPGTTLVCESGIAGPQDIARMRAAGIHAFLVGEHLMRHEDVEAATCALLADSGS; this is encoded by the coding sequence ATGACAGACAAACTCGCCGAAATCTGCGCCACTACCGCCGCCGAAGTCGCCCGCCGCAAGGCGGTGGTCAGCGATGCCGATTTGGCAATCCGCATCGCCGCCGCATCTCCCCCGCGAGGCTTTCGGGCCGCGCTTGATGGCAAGATTGCCGCTGGCCAAGCCGCCTTGATCGCAGAGATCAAGAAAGCCAGCCCGTCGAAGGGGGTGATCCGCGCCGATTTTGATCCGCCCACCCACGCCCGCGCTTATGCCGCTGGCGGGGCCGCCTGCCTCTCGGTCCTGACCGATGGGCCCTATTTTCAGGGTGATGATGCCTATCTCGTCGCTGCCCGCGCCGCCGTGTCGCTGCCTTGCCTGCGCAAGGATTTCATGGTCGATCCCTGGCAGGTGACCGAGGCCCGCGCCTTGGGCGCCGACGCCATCCTCATTATCGTCGCCGCGCTCGATGACGCCACCATGGTCGCCATCGAGGCCGAGGCCGAAGCCCATGGCATGGACGTGCTGGTCGAGGTGCATAATGAGGACGAACTCGCCCGCGCTCTCGCCACCCTCAACAGCCGCCTGATCGGCGTCAACAACCGCGATTTGAAGCGCTTTGTCACTGATCTCGCCATCAGCGAACGCCTCGCCCCGCTGGTCGCCCCAGGGACTACCCTCGTCTGCGAAAGCGGCATCGCGGGTCCGCAGGACATCGCCCGCATGCGCGCTGCCGGCATCCACGCCTTCCTCGTCGGCGAACATCTCATGCGGCACGAAGACGTCGAGGCCGCGACCTGCGCCCTTTTGGCCGATTCTGGAAGTTGA
- a CDS encoding acyltransferase family protein — MSNALAKPTLWSRARQMAEKAPPERNRYVDFLRALSILAVVVGHWLVAAPYISDGAVTGGHLLGIIPWTQWLTLGFQVMPLFFLVGGFSNAMSWSANRRDGGTYAEWFTGRMQRLVNPVLPLFLVWTLFALTGTALGVARPIVEMACQLALIPVWFLAVYLMIAAAVPFSHALWQRLGLGSFALFVAGAILIDVATLRFDLPYINFLNFAFVWLAIHQLGYAWQSGHFNSPTKAALWAVGGATALTALIHYGPYPVAMIGVPGEPLSNSMPPTLALLALGITQTGLALALEPLGRAMLSRIGAWTATVLVNGMIMTIYLWHLTAFVLVMVAAWLMGGIGLHVAPGSSEWWLARPVWFLLYIAALVPLILAFARFERPSPSLSGEAEDRPLPLWRLVTGLLLICAGLGTTAAFSIASPEGITGVRLWIVALPFLGAALIRFGPAYTLAKKI, encoded by the coding sequence ATGAGCAACGCCCTAGCAAAGCCCACCCTTTGGTCCCGCGCCCGCCAAATGGCTGAAAAGGCTCCGCCCGAGCGCAATCGCTATGTCGATTTCCTCCGCGCCCTTTCGATCCTCGCGGTCGTCGTCGGCCATTGGCTTGTCGCCGCCCCCTACATAAGCGACGGCGCGGTCACTGGCGGGCACCTCCTCGGCATCATCCCCTGGACACAGTGGCTAACCCTCGGCTTTCAGGTCATGCCGCTTTTCTTCCTTGTCGGCGGTTTCTCCAACGCCATGTCATGGAGCGCAAACCGGCGCGACGGCGGCACCTATGCAGAATGGTTTACCGGACGCATGCAGCGCCTCGTCAACCCTGTCCTGCCGCTGTTCCTCGTCTGGACCCTGTTCGCCCTCACCGGCACCGCGCTCGGCGTCGCCCGGCCGATTGTCGAAATGGCCTGCCAGCTCGCGCTGATCCCGGTCTGGTTCCTCGCCGTTTATCTGATGATCGCTGCCGCCGTCCCGTTCAGCCACGCCCTGTGGCAACGGCTCGGCCTCGGCTCCTTTGCGCTGTTCGTCGCGGGCGCCATCCTCATCGACGTCGCGACCCTGCGCTTTGACTTGCCGTACATCAACTTCCTCAACTTCGCCTTTGTCTGGCTGGCGATCCACCAGCTTGGCTATGCGTGGCAGTCGGGCCATTTCAACAGCCCCACCAAAGCCGCGCTCTGGGCTGTCGGCGGCGCAACCGCGCTGACAGCGCTGATCCACTATGGCCCTTATCCCGTTGCGATGATTGGCGTTCCCGGCGAACCCTTGAGCAACTCCATGCCGCCGACCCTCGCCCTGCTCGCGCTCGGCATCACCCAGACAGGACTCGCCCTCGCTCTCGAACCGCTCGGTCGCGCCATGCTCAGCCGCATCGGCGCATGGACCGCCACCGTCCTCGTCAACGGCATGATCATGACCATCTACCTCTGGCACCTCACCGCCTTTGTCCTGGTGATGGTCGCTGCATGGCTGATGGGAGGCATCGGCCTGCACGTTGCGCCGGGCAGCAGTGAGTGGTGGCTCGCCCGCCCCGTCTGGTTCCTGCTGTACATCGCCGCGCTGGTCCCGCTTATCCTCGCCTTCGCCCGCTTTGAGCGCCCCTCGCCCAGCCTCAGCGGCGAGGCAGAGGACCGCCCGCTTCCGCTCTGGCGTCTCGTCACCGGCCTCCTCCTTATCTGCGCCGGCCTCGGCACCACCGCCGCCTTCAGCATTGCCAGCCCGGAGGGCATCACCGGCGTCCGCCTGTGGATCGTCGCCCTGCCGTTCCTCGGCGCAGCCCTCATCCGCTTCGGCCCCGCCTACACGCTGGCGAAGAAGATCTGA
- a CDS encoding ComEC/Rec2 family competence protein: MTGAVHQTGIWAGLRDVHASPAAWLRALDAQLWTEREQLVLWIPILFGTGIALWFILPGTQLRLSLVFLALALALIGWLLGATERLTGRALLVAGLALAAGCATIWWKNERVAAPVLAKPAISLFSAEVLSVELLASREQVRLMLKPDAGQALPPKIRVSVPWESKGARSILPDDRIRLRARLVPPPRAALPGGYDFARRAWFEQIGAVGSAIGPVERINARQESGPGLRARLSAHIQTQVAGGPGAIAAAFATGDRGAISAEDDEAMRRSGLAHLLSISGLHVTAAVGGAMWMALRLLALSPWLALRFPLVTVSAGCGALVGLGYTLLTGGEIPTVRSLLAALLVLLALVLGRDAITLRLIGAGAMVVLLLWPEALVGPSFQLSFAAVTAIVALHSSPRAISWFSARDEGWLRKFGRTMASLFLTGLVVELALIPIGLFHFHKTGLYGAAANIVAIPLTTFIVMPAEALALALDSVGLGAPAWWVVEQSLALLLFIAHFVANAPGATANLPAMPRGAFGLMLAGGLWLLIWTRPWRWWGAVPFVLGAVWALSITPPDLLITGDGRHVAVRTDDGRYVLLRDRAGEFVRDQLAEAAGIDEELASLAEQPGVRCSPDFCVWTMERAGRRWSVMASRSGYRTDWEPLVKACAEVDIVIADRWLPRACQPRWLKADQKALRETGGLTIRLDPPSVEAVAASWRGMPWGQPPTIMPPRRGQQEPPAERSAAGTGASPQW; the protein is encoded by the coding sequence ATGACAGGGGCGGTGCATCAAACAGGCATTTGGGCCGGATTGCGCGACGTGCATGCGTCCCCCGCAGCCTGGTTGCGCGCCCTCGATGCCCAATTGTGGACCGAAAGAGAACAGCTCGTTCTTTGGATACCGATTCTGTTCGGAACCGGCATAGCCCTGTGGTTCATCCTGCCCGGCACACAATTACGGCTCTCCCTTGTTTTTCTGGCACTGGCTCTGGCCCTGATCGGCTGGTTGCTTGGCGCGACGGAGAGGTTGACGGGGAGAGCGCTGTTGGTTGCTGGTCTCGCTCTCGCTGCGGGATGTGCGACCATCTGGTGGAAGAACGAAAGAGTGGCTGCGCCGGTTCTGGCAAAGCCTGCCATATCGCTGTTCAGCGCCGAGGTGCTTTCTGTTGAACTGCTGGCGTCACGTGAACAGGTGCGGCTGATGCTCAAACCGGATGCGGGGCAAGCATTGCCGCCAAAGATAAGGGTCTCCGTTCCGTGGGAAAGCAAAGGTGCAAGGTCAATCTTGCCCGACGACCGGATCAGGTTGAGGGCGCGGCTGGTGCCGCCGCCGCGCGCAGCTTTGCCAGGTGGCTATGATTTTGCGCGTCGCGCCTGGTTCGAACAGATTGGCGCGGTCGGCAGCGCCATCGGACCAGTCGAGCGGATCAATGCACGACAGGAGTCTGGCCCGGGGCTGAGGGCGCGACTGTCCGCCCACATCCAGACACAGGTGGCAGGCGGTCCGGGAGCGATAGCGGCTGCCTTTGCCACCGGTGACAGAGGGGCGATCAGCGCTGAGGATGATGAGGCCATGCGTCGTTCCGGATTGGCGCACTTGTTGTCAATCAGCGGGTTGCATGTCACCGCGGCGGTGGGTGGTGCCATGTGGATGGCTCTGCGGTTGCTCGCGCTATCGCCTTGGCTGGCGCTGCGGTTTCCATTGGTCACCGTGTCGGCGGGATGCGGAGCGTTGGTAGGCCTGGGCTACACCTTGCTGACCGGCGGCGAGATTCCGACAGTACGCTCGCTGCTTGCCGCTCTTCTGGTCCTGTTGGCGCTGGTGCTGGGTCGCGACGCGATAACCCTGCGCCTGATTGGTGCAGGAGCGATGGTGGTGCTGCTGCTTTGGCCAGAGGCCCTGGTAGGGCCCAGTTTCCAGCTGAGCTTTGCCGCAGTGACGGCCATTGTCGCGCTGCACAGTTCACCGCGGGCGATTAGCTGGTTCTCGGCGCGCGACGAGGGATGGCTTCGCAAGTTTGGCCGAACCATGGCAAGTCTGTTCCTGACCGGCCTGGTCGTGGAACTGGCGCTCATTCCGATTGGCTTGTTTCATTTCCACAAGACCGGTCTTTATGGTGCCGCGGCCAATATTGTTGCGATTCCGCTGACGACGTTCATCGTCATGCCGGCTGAAGCGCTCGCGCTGGCACTCGACAGTGTCGGCTTGGGTGCGCCTGCCTGGTGGGTGGTGGAGCAATCGCTCGCCCTGTTGCTGTTCATTGCGCATTTTGTTGCCAACGCCCCCGGTGCCACGGCCAATCTGCCCGCGATGCCACGGGGCGCATTCGGCCTGATGCTGGCAGGCGGTCTTTGGCTGCTGATCTGGACAAGGCCATGGCGTTGGTGGGGCGCCGTACCATTTGTCCTCGGGGCCGTTTGGGCGCTGTCAATCACTCCGCCGGATCTATTGATCACAGGCGATGGCCGGCATGTTGCCGTGCGCACCGATGATGGCCGCTATGTGCTGTTGAGGGATAGGGCAGGCGAATTTGTCCGCGACCAGTTGGCCGAAGCGGCCGGCATTGACGAGGAGCTGGCATCTCTCGCCGAGCAACCCGGCGTGCGCTGCTCACCCGACTTTTGCGTCTGGACGATGGAAAGAGCGGGACGCCGCTGGTCCGTTATGGCATCCCGCAGCGGGTACAGGACGGATTGGGAGCCGTTGGTCAAGGCCTGTGCCGAGGTGGACATCGTCATCGCCGACCGGTGGTTGCCCCGGGCCTGTCAGCCCCGCTGGCTGAAGGCCGACCAGAAAGCGTTGAGGGAGACCGGTGGCCTGACAATCAGGCTGGACCCGCCGTCGGTAGAAGCGGTGGCGGCAAGCTGGCGGGGGATGCCATGGGGCCAGCCGCCAACCATAATGCCGCCGCGCCGTGGGCAGCAGGAGCCACCCGCAGAGCGCTCAGCCGCCGGAACCGGCGCGTCCCCTCAATGGTAG
- the lexA gene encoding transcriptional repressor LexA, with amino-acid sequence MLTRKQHELICFIEDRLAETGISPSFEEMKEALGLKSKSGVHRLISALEERGFLRRLPNRARALEVVRNPGRGERPVAKPAADANVVAFPSRAAPRAADVANDIIELPLHGRIAAGVPIEAFEDHSQLAVPAALLGPGDHYALEVSGDSMVEAGILNGDYALIKRSDTAREGDIVVALVDGQDATLKYFRREGRAVRLDPANPAYEPQVYDAQRVVVQGKLAGLLRRYH; translated from the coding sequence ATGCTGACCCGTAAACAGCACGAACTCATTTGCTTTATTGAGGATCGCCTCGCTGAAACCGGCATTTCACCTTCCTTTGAAGAGATGAAGGAGGCTCTGGGCCTCAAGTCCAAGTCGGGTGTACACCGCCTCATCAGCGCGCTTGAGGAACGCGGTTTCCTGCGCCGTCTGCCTAATCGGGCTCGCGCGCTGGAAGTTGTCCGCAATCCTGGACGTGGCGAGCGCCCGGTAGCCAAGCCGGCCGCCGACGCCAACGTCGTTGCCTTCCCGTCACGTGCCGCCCCGCGCGCGGCAGATGTCGCCAACGACATCATCGAACTGCCGCTGCACGGCCGCATTGCCGCCGGTGTGCCGATCGAAGCGTTTGAGGACCACAGCCAGTTGGCCGTTCCCGCCGCGTTGCTTGGCCCGGGCGACCATTATGCGCTCGAAGTGTCGGGTGACTCGATGGTTGAGGCTGGCATTCTGAACGGCGATTATGCCCTTATCAAACGGTCCGATACCGCGCGCGAAGGGGACATTGTCGTCGCTCTCGTTGATGGTCAGGACGCCACGCTGAAATATTTCCGCCGCGAAGGGCGCGCTGTTCGCCTCGACCCGGCCAACCCCGCCTATGAGCCACAGGTGTATGACGCCCAGCGTGTCGTGGTTCAGGGCAAACTGGCTGGCTTGCTCCGCCGCTACCATTGA